The stretch of DNA CCACCTACCCAACCAATGGTTTGATGCAATCGCTCGCGGACAAGACCCAGACGATCCCTACACTGTTTGGGAACTACTTCATCTAGATGCAGTAATTAATCTAGAAAACTGGCAGGGCAAGTTCACTCGCGTGGGAGTATCTCTAGTCGCAGAAGAAAACCAAGCTTATCGCATTCTTAAGCAAGCTCGACAACCCGCTTTTAATCGGGTGCGCCATTGCCTTAAAATTTATCGCTATTGGGTATTTTGTGTCGAGCCGAAGTACTTTCCCAGTGATGGGGAATGGGTAGATATTCTCTACAGCGAGATTGATCGACCAAATAGGGAAAGCGGTTGCCAGTCGATCATTTTGTAAATAGGATACTAGGATACGATGTCCTCTTACCAAGAGTGAGAGGATATCGCTCACCTATTGATATTGCCGAACTAAATTCAAAGCAGACTGATGATGTTTGGCTACTAATTGGGGAGGAGATAAAACTACGGCTTTGTCTGAGTAACGATTAACCCAAAAACTAAATTCCTCTAAAGAACGAGGTGGTAATTTAATTAAATAATCGAGATAGGTTGGTTTACCTGTCGTAAAATCTAATTTTCCTTTTCTAATTTTCTGTTGGGGATGGCGTAATTCTCCTTCTTCAATAAAATTACTAACGGGAGGAAAAAAACGAACTTTAATCTCGATAAATTCTAATTTACCCTGCAATTCTAATTGTTGTTGTTGTCCATCACCTAAATTTAATCCCCAACCATTATTTAATAATTGATGGGCATTTTGTAGGCTTTGTTTTTGTGCTGCTATTCCCCTACCACCAGGAGTTAAAATTTCTAAATGATTTTTAAATCGATTAACTCTGCCGATTGCTAACGTGCGATCTCGCCCTTGGCGAGGCGCGTAGCGATCGCTTGCATTTTCATAGAGTAAATACCAAGCAATATCATAGTAAATTAACTGTAAGGGAAAAACAGACATCAGACCGATTTTATTATTGCCATAAAGATCGACACTGCGAGAAATTTCAATCGCTTGTCCTTGAATAATTGCCTGTTCTAATAAATTAATTTGATGAAATAAAGTATGGCGATATTCTCCTTTACTCATCATCTCTTCTGGATCTGTATGATTAATTGCTCGATTGAGATGTTGTCTGACGGGATAAAAAAAGTCTTGCTCTCCTTCAAATTCAAATCCTCGTAATCTAAGTTTGAGAGTATAATAAATTTGCCTTAATTGAGGATCGCCTTGATAAATTGCTTGGGATTCTAGTGCATTAAAAGCAGCTTTTAATTGATATTTATCCATCACTCCCGTACCTAGATAGTAACCCCAACGGTACATTCTTTGCTCTAAAATCTGATAATCTCTGAGGAGTTCTAAATCTTTTCTAATTGTTGGGATGGCAGGATAATTTTCGGGTAAATTAATTCCTATTTCTTGAGCTAAATTTCTCAAAGCAGTTTGAACCAATTGTAAGGCGTTATGATGATTTCGGTGAGGGGCTGACACTTGAGGTTTCTTCAAGTCCTTGTACGTCCCGTCGAGTTGAAGTTCTTCATCGCGACAACCAATCCCGGGATATTTAAGTAAGGTAGCAATTAAAAGTAATAATCTCTCTAAAGCTTGAGGATTGAGATAGCGATTTATTTTGGTTTTTTGAGACATTAAATTCAATTATTTTTAGCAAAGAACTACTCGATCTAATTAAGATTGTCAAATTAAAACTGATATTAGTTTTGAAGATTAATAAATTCAGTAAGGCCCGATCTGATTATACTTTGATGATTTAATTTTCTGTTCAGTAAATATTGGTATTTCGATGATTTAAATAAAAAAACTAATTAAATTTAGATAAATATAAGAAAATTATTTTTTTGATTACTGATGTATTTATCAACTCGCGCAGCTATTGTCAGAAATTTTGCCACAGCCATAGTTAATGGAGCAATTACTTTAATTTTACTCCTCATTGCACCTTTGGGTTTAGCAGCAGTTATTAGTAATACTTTTTTAGTGACTGTAGCAAGTTTTTTTGTTAGTACTTTGAGTGATTCAATGGTATCTTGGTTGTCTGCTTCGCCGAGACATAACAGCTTTTCTCCATCTTCTCAAGACATTAACATTACTTACCAAGGAAAAATCAAAAACACAAAAAATAAAGAGTAAAAAAGAAATTATCAATGATAAGTGCTAAATAATGAGTTTTTTAATTCCGCGTTCATCGTTCCTAATTCATCATTATTTTCTTCATTACTATTTATATTTATTTTTAAATGAAAACTCTCTATATTTCTCAGCAAGGTTGTTACCTTTCCCTCAAAAAAGAAACCTTAATTGTCGAACGTCAACGACAAATTTTAACTGAGGTACAAATTCCTCTAGTCGAACAAATCTTGATCTTTGGTAAATCTCAAATTACTACTCAAGCAATTCGGGCTTGTATTTGGCAAAATATTCCCATCGTTTATCTTTCGAGAATGGGTTATTGTTACGGTCGTCTTTTACCTTTAGAAAAAGGATATCGTCAGCTAACTCGCTATCAACAGCAACTATCTCATGGTGAAAGATTAGCAGTGGCTAGAGAAATTGTCATCAGCAAACTAAAAAATAGTCGTGTTTTGTTACAGCGACAGCAGCGTAAAAGAGATTTAATTAGATTATCGCAGGCGATCGCGAGTTTGGATTACCTAGTTACTAAAGCTAAGAACGCAAATAATACAGAACAACTACTAGGCTATGAAGGTGCGGGGGCTGCTAGTTATTTCTCTGCCTTGGGCGAGGTAATTACTAATCGAGATTTTGTCTTTGTCGCCCGTTGTCGTCGCCCACCAGGGAATCCCGTTAATGCCCTTTTTAGTTTTGGCTATCAGGTACTTTGGAATCATTTACTGGCTTTAATCGAACTCCAGGGATTAGACCCCTATCAAGCTTGTTTGCATCAAGGTACGGAACGTCATGCAGCTTTAGCTTCCGATTTAATTGAAGAGTTTCGCGCCCCAATAGTCGATTCTTTGGTTCTTTATCTGGTCAATCGGAGGGTGATGAATGTAGAAGAAGATTTTACTTATCATCAAGGCGGTTGTTATCTTAATGATTCTGGACGCAAGAAATATTTAAAAGCTTTTGTACAACGGATGGAAGAGAAGTTGCAAACTGATGCTGAAGAAAAACAACCCAGATGGGATTTGTTAACCCAACAAGTCAAGTTGTTTAAACAGTTTGTCTATCAACCTACTCAGCTTTATCGTCCTTATTTGATTCGATAATCAATTAGAAATTTAGCAAAAAATTAACTGAGAATGTTTAAAATCTATTATTTTGCGGTTCGTAAGAAATTATCGCTTGTTCTAAAAGTTTATGAATCTGTGACATTAAACTTGCTTCAGTTAGGGAAGAAAAATGTTGTTGGGATATAAAATTGAGAAAGCTTAAAACTCGTTCTTCCCATTCTCGTTGAGTGTTTGTTTTCCAAGCTTGAAAAACTTCTTCTTTTTCCAATTTAAGTAAGCGATGAAAAATTAAATTACGCCACTCTCTAGTATGCCTAAAAAAGTATTGCCAATCAGGATTTGTGTTAATTTTTGGAAACTTGGCTGTGAGGATATTATCTAATTTTGTGCCATAAAGATAAATTTCATTTCTTGGTTCAAAAATCCACTGAAAATTTCTTAATTCAGGAAATTGAGAAT from Stanieria cyanosphaera PCC 7437 encodes:
- a CDS encoding helix-turn-helix transcriptional regulator; amino-acid sequence: MSQKTKINRYLNPQALERLLLLIATLLKYPGIGCRDEELQLDGTYKDLKKPQVSAPHRNHHNALQLVQTALRNLAQEIGINLPENYPAIPTIRKDLELLRDYQILEQRMYRWGYYLGTGVMDKYQLKAAFNALESQAIYQGDPQLRQIYYTLKLRLRGFEFEGEQDFFYPVRQHLNRAINHTDPEEMMSKGEYRHTLFHQINLLEQAIIQGQAIEISRSVDLYGNNKIGLMSVFPLQLIYYDIAWYLLYENASDRYAPRQGRDRTLAIGRVNRFKNHLEILTPGGRGIAAQKQSLQNAHQLLNNGWGLNLGDGQQQQLELQGKLEFIEIKVRFFPPVSNFIEEGELRHPQQKIRKGKLDFTTGKPTYLDYLIKLPPRSLEEFSFWVNRYSDKAVVLSPPQLVAKHHQSALNLVRQYQ
- the cas1 gene encoding CRISPR-associated endonuclease Cas1 codes for the protein MKTLYISQQGCYLSLKKETLIVERQRQILTEVQIPLVEQILIFGKSQITTQAIRACIWQNIPIVYLSRMGYCYGRLLPLEKGYRQLTRYQQQLSHGERLAVAREIVISKLKNSRVLLQRQQRKRDLIRLSQAIASLDYLVTKAKNANNTEQLLGYEGAGAASYFSALGEVITNRDFVFVARCRRPPGNPVNALFSFGYQVLWNHLLALIELQGLDPYQACLHQGTERHAALASDLIEEFRAPIVDSLVLYLVNRRVMNVEEDFTYHQGGCYLNDSGRKKYLKAFVQRMEEKLQTDAEEKQPRWDLLTQQVKLFKQFVYQPTQLYRPYLIR
- the csx18 gene encoding CRISPR-associated protein Csx18, with amino-acid sequence MYLSTRAAIVRNFATAIVNGAITLILLLIAPLGLAAVISNTFLVTVASFFVSTLSDSMVSWLSASPRHNSFSPSSQDINITYQGKIKNTKNKE